The sequence below is a genomic window from Candidatus Rokuibacteriota bacterium.
CGGCTGGAGGATGTGGCTCGCCTTCGCCATCCTGGCGGCGCTGCCGGCGCTGCCGTTCATGACCGGGTATCGACTCAACCTGGCCTTCGACGCCCTCCTCTTCGGGATCGTGGCCATGAGCCTGGACCTCCTGATGGGCTACACGGGGATGATCTCCTTCGGCCACGCCGCCTTTCTCGGCCTCCGCGCCTACTCCACGGCGATCCTGCTGGAGCGCGGGGTGCGCTCGCTCTGGCTCTGTCTCGGCGCCGCCGTGGTGGTGGTCGGGGTCTACGCCCTCGTCGTGGCCTACTTCGCCACCACGCGCCGCGGGATCTACTTCGCGCTCCTGACGCTCATCTTCGCCGAGGTGGTGTACACCTTCTTCCGCTACACCCAGACCTTCGGCGGGTCGGACGGGATCCAGGGGCTGGAGGCGCCGCACCTGATTCCGGGCGTGCCGGCCTCAACCCTCGGCTCGCCGCTCGAGAACTACTACCTGGTCCTCATCCTGCTCCTGCTCACCTACGTGCTCTGCCGGACCCTGGTGGAGTCGCACTTCGGCCGGGTCCTGATCGCCATCCGGGAGAACGAGGACCGGGCGCGCTTCCTCGGCTACCACGTCCGGGGCTACAAGATGGCGGTCTGCCTGATCTCCGCGCTGCTGGCCGGCGTGGCCGGCGCCGTCTACCCGGTGCGGCTCGCCAACGCGACCCCCGACCTCCTCCTCTGGACCATCTCCGGCGAGGCCATCGTGATGGTGATGATCGGCGGGATCGGCACGCTGGTGGGCCCAGTCATCGGCGGCGTGTTCTTCATCCTGCTCCAGGAGGAGGTCAGCACCTACGCCCCGCGGCTCTACCAGCTCCTCGGCTTCTCGCCCGAGAAGGGCGCCGGCCTCCATTTCCTGATCATCGGCATCATCCTGGTCCTCATCGTGCTGTTCATGCCAAAAGGCCTGGTCGGGCTGTTCCGGCGTCGCCGCGCTCGCCGCGCCCCGAGCGCTGCGGTCCAGACCGTCCCTGCCGGAGAGTTAGAGTGAGCACCGACGGCGGCCCGCTCATCCAAGTCGAGCAGGTCTCCAAGCACTTTGGCGCCCTGGCGGCCCTCTCCCGCGTGAGCTTCGCGGTGAGAAAGGGGGAGGTCTTCTCCGTGATCGGCCCAAACGGGGCCGGCAAGAGCACCCTCTTCAACGTGATCACCGGGCTCTACCCGCCGACAGAAGGGCGTGTGAGGTTCCGCGGGGAGGAGATCACAGGACTTCCGCCCGAGGCCATCAACCGCAAGGGGATCGCGAAAACCTTCCAGATCACGAACATCTTCCCCGAGATCTCGGTCTTCGAGAACGTGCGGGTGGCGGCCCAGTCCCGCGCCCCCGAGCAGGGGCGCCTGGCCGCCCTCTGGCGCACCTCGGACGTCAGGGCCGAGGTCATGGAGCTGCTCGGCACATTCGAGCTGGAGGGGCGGTCTTACGAGCTGGCCGAAAACCTCTCGCACGGCGAGCAGCGCTACCTGGAAATCTGCCTGGCCCTGGCCACCGCGCCGGCTCTCCTGCTCCTAGACGAGCCCACGGCGGGAATGACGCCGGGCGAAACGAGGCGGGCCACGGCGCTGATCCGGAAGGTGGCGGCGCAGCGAGACCTCACCGTGCTCCTCATCGAGCACGACATGAGCGTCGTGATGGGGATCTCCGACCGAGTCGCCGTGCTTCACTTCGGGGAGAAGATCGCCGAGGGCAGGCCGGAGGAGATCCGGAACGACCCGACGGTGATCGAGGCGTACCTCGGCGGGGCCGACTGATGCTCCAGCTGGCGGACGTGCACTCGGCCTACGGCGCGACCCCCATCCTGTTTGGCGTGTCGCTCAGGGTTGAGGACGGCGAGACCGTGGCCCTCCTCGGCCGGAACGGCATGGGGAAGACCACGCTCCTCAAGACCATCATGGGGTTCCTCAAACCGACCCACGGGCAGATCGAGTTCCAGGGCCAGGACCTGACCCGCCTCACCCCGCACGAGATCGCCCAGCTCGGGGTGGGCTATGTCCCTGAGAACCGGCGGATCTTCCCGGGCTTGACCGTGCGCGAGAACCTGGAGCTGGGGCTCTCGGCCGCCAAGCGGAGAACATCCGGGCTGAGCGCCGAGCGCTTCCAACGGGTCTTCGAGCACTTCCCGATCCTTCGCCAGCGCCTGAACCAGCCCGGCAAGACCCTCTCCGGCGGGGAGCAGCAGATGCTGGCCATCGCGCGGGTCATGATGGCCGGGGCCAAGCTCATCCTGATGGACGAGCCGACGCAGGGGCTGGCGCCGAGCCTGGTCCGCCACATCCGCGAGATGGTCGCCGAGCTCAAGCGCCTGGGCGTGACGATTCTCCTGGTGGAGCAGAACGCGCGGATGGCCCTGAATGTCTGCGACCGGGGCTACGTCATGGAGAAGGGGCTGATCGTCTTTGAGGGTAGCTCCGGCGCTCTCAGGGACAGCCCCGTCACCCGGGAAAAGCTGGGCGTCTAGGAGCGGGCGGTGCGTGCCTGGGGCTCGACGGTCGTGTTCGGCGAGAGCTGGCGGGCACGACTGGCGCGGGCGGCCATCTTCGTGCTCCTCGCCGCAGCGGTCATCTGGGCCCTGCCGGGGCGGAAGCCCGGGGAGGAGGGAGGCCGCCGCCACCATGCGCCCGTTGCGCTCGACCCGTTCGAGCGCGCCGGCATCGTGGAGCTCAAGGAGGGGCAGCGCGGCCTGGCCTTCCGGCTGGCCACCCTTGAGGGCGGGAGCGCGGCGCTCGAGGACTACGCGGGCAAGCTGGTCGTCCTCAACTTCTGGGCCACCTGGTGCACGCCGTGCGAAGTGGAGATGCCGACTCTGGAGAGCCTCTGGCAGAAGCTCAAGGGCCGCGGTCTTGTTGTCGTGGGCGTCAACCTGGACCGAGGAGCGCCGCGCTCCCTCATCGAGCCCTACGTCCGCGGCAAGAAGCTGACCTTCCCGATCCTCCTCGATCCCGACATGGCGACGGCGCAGGCGTGGCGTGTCACGGGGCTTCCTGCCACGTTCCTGGTGAAGCCCAGCGGCGAGGTGGCGGGCATGGCCCAGGGTCTCAGGGAGTGGGACAGCAAGGAGATGCTGGCGCTCCTCGAAACGCTCCTGCCCGCCGCCTCGCGTCCCGGGCATTGACCTCGACCCTCACAGAGCGACAAGCTTCACCCGCCGAGCTTACGGGCTTCGTCCGGGCATGGCCCTGCCTGGCTTTCGATACACTTGAACTGTCTTGCGTACTGGGGTATGACTAGCGCACCGAGTTCTCCGATGACGGCCAGCGAATACCAGCAACTCGTTGAGTTCCTTGGGCTGCGATTCGCCGAAATTGACCAGCGGTTTGTTGAGGTCGACCACCACTTCGGCGAGATTGACCGCCGGTTGACCACGCTCGAGGAGCGGTCGGAGCAGCAATTCCGGGAGATCCTGGGACACTTCGACCAGCTGTATCGTCGCCTCGAACGGCTGGAACAGGAATATCACGCGATCGCTGAAGCTCTGAGGCGCATCGAGCGATGGATGGCTGACGAGACCGTGAAGCGTGAGATCCTCGAGCGAGGCGTCGCAGAGCTGAAGCGCCAGGTCGCCGCGCTCCAGGCTCGCATCGAGGAGCTGGAGCAGCGCCTCCGAGAATTCTAAGCGCACTCTTCCTCTCTGAGCGTCGAGCGGAAGGAGTGGGCGATCTCATCGAGAGGGGAATCCGCAAGCACCATTGAGCCACTACCAGCTGCGGCTCTTTGACGATCGTCTCGCAGGGGGCGCCGGAGCTGGCTTGAGCCTTCCAGCTCGGAACCGGGTCCTCTACCTCGTGGAAGGGGAAGCCACGGTGACTGTGGGTATGGGCTCGATGAGGCTCGTGGCCAACACCGCCTGGCAGGGGAGCGGCGCCTGCCGGGTTAGGGCGGAGTCGGCCTCCGCGTGCCTCTGGCGCTGGGAGCTGGCACGCGCCGAGGACCCCGACGAGGAGCCGGCATCGGGCGGCAGCGTCGTCTCGACGCTCAAGCTTGCCCGCTCGATCGACCTCGACCCCAGCGCGAAGTACCTCATGCGGTGCGATCGGGTCGATTTCCCGCCGGGCGGCGTTGCCTACACTCACACCCATCAGGGGTCGGGTATCCGCTGCCTTCTCCGGGGCGAGTTCAGCGTTGAGGCGGCCGGCAAAAAGCTCCGCATCCGTCCTGGCGAGGCGTGGTTCGAGAGGGGGCCTGATCCCGTCTATGCTGAGGCGTCGCCGAGCGAGCTGACGAGCTTCGTCAGGGTCATGATCCTGCCGGCGGCGTTGAAGGGGAAGAGCTCGATTCGCTACGTCAGGTCAGAGGATCAGGAGAAACCCAAAACCCAGGCATACAGAGTCTTCCTGGACGAGGCGATCGAGATCTAGCCGCTAGAGGACCGCCCCGGTAAGCCGCGCGGCTTGCCTGAGCCACACCGCCGAGTTCATGATGTTCCACTCCGAGCGCGGGCTTTGCCCGCGCAACCCATTCTGGGGGGGGAGGTTCGGAAGGGGGGCGAAGCCCCCCTCCGAGTCAAACTAGAGCGGGTGGCTCGGGACCTCCTGAGCTACCGGCACACGCAGGAGCTGGCTCAAGGGGATCGTGGTGAGCACCCCGAGGCCGATGATCCCCAGCGTCACCGGCACGCCGGCCCAGTCGCTGACCAGGCCGTAGAGGAAGGGGGCCAGCGCCCCCGAGCCGACGCCAAGCGTGTAGAAGAGGCCGTACGCGCGCGCGCGGCGCTCCGGCGTCACCAGGTCAGCCACGGTGCCGTAGAGCACCGAGGAGGTGCCGTTCAGCCCCACGCCGAGGAGCGGGAGGAGGACGAGCGCGGGGGTGAGAGGGAGCGCCAGCAGCAGGAGGATTCCCCCACCGGTCACCAGCTCGGTCAGGACCACCGTGCGGATCACGCCAACGCGCTCCGCGATCGCCCCGCACACAAACTTCCCCGTCGCCCCGCCGGCGAAGACCAGGGCGAGGGCGAATCCCACCGCCTCCACGCTCGACCCCTTGGCGATCAGGAGGAACGGCAGGAATGTCAGGAACGCCGTCCGGGTGGAGTTGTCGATTATGCCGATAGTCGAGAGGGCCTGAAACCCCCGACGGTCCCTGATGCCCCACCCGCTTCCGGACGCGCCGTCAACGTCCTGCACGCCCCGCCCGGCGCCGGCGCCCAGGCGATTCAACAGGAGGAAGATCGCGGGTGCCGCGAGGAGGCCGATGGCCGCGTAGCCGGCTGCAGCCCGGCGCCAGCCGATGCCGACCATGGCGAGGGCGACGAGGGCCGGGACCGTGACCTTGCCCAGGTCCCCGGAGAAGTTGAAGGTACCGAGGGCGATCCGCCGCGGGCCGGTCTCGTAGGCCTTGGAGACGAGCGAGGAGGAGAGCGGGTGCTGGACTCCGGAGCCGAGCGCGGCCAGGAGCAGGAAGGTGAAAAGGCTCGCGAAGCCGCCGGCCAGCCCGAGAACGAGAAACCCCGTCGCCGTGACCGCCGTCCCCGCCGCCAGCAGGCCGCGTTCCCCCCACCGCTCGGCAAGGATTCCGGCCGGGACCTGAAAGGCCGCCATCCCGCCGCTGTAAGCGGTTCTGAGCAGCCCGACCTGGGCGAAGGTGAGGCGGAAGT
It includes:
- a CDS encoding branched-chain amino acid ABC transporter permease, with the translated sequence MIGRFGWRMWLAFAILAALPALPFMTGYRLNLAFDALLFGIVAMSLDLLMGYTGMISFGHAAFLGLRAYSTAILLERGVRSLWLCLGAAVVVVGVYALVVAYFATTRRGIYFALLTLIFAEVVYTFFRYTQTFGGSDGIQGLEAPHLIPGVPASTLGSPLENYYLVLILLLLTYVLCRTLVESHFGRVLIAIRENEDRARFLGYHVRGYKMAVCLISALLAGVAGAVYPVRLANATPDLLLWTISGEAIVMVMIGGIGTLVGPVIGGVFFILLQEEVSTYAPRLYQLLGFSPEKGAGLHFLIIGIILVLIVLFMPKGLVGLFRRRRARRAPSAAVQTVPAGELE
- a CDS encoding ABC transporter ATP-binding protein → MSTDGGPLIQVEQVSKHFGALAALSRVSFAVRKGEVFSVIGPNGAGKSTLFNVITGLYPPTEGRVRFRGEEITGLPPEAINRKGIAKTFQITNIFPEISVFENVRVAAQSRAPEQGRLAALWRTSDVRAEVMELLGTFELEGRSYELAENLSHGEQRYLEICLALATAPALLLLDEPTAGMTPGETRRATALIRKVAAQRDLTVLLIEHDMSVVMGISDRVAVLHFGEKIAEGRPEEIRNDPTVIEAYLGGAD
- a CDS encoding ABC transporter ATP-binding protein; the protein is MLQLADVHSAYGATPILFGVSLRVEDGETVALLGRNGMGKTTLLKTIMGFLKPTHGQIEFQGQDLTRLTPHEIAQLGVGYVPENRRIFPGLTVRENLELGLSAAKRRTSGLSAERFQRVFEHFPILRQRLNQPGKTLSGGEQQMLAIARVMMAGAKLILMDEPTQGLAPSLVRHIREMVAELKRLGVTILLVEQNARMALNVCDRGYVMEKGLIVFEGSSGALRDSPVTREKLGV
- a CDS encoding TlpA family protein disulfide reductase codes for the protein MRAWGSTVVFGESWRARLARAAIFVLLAAAVIWALPGRKPGEEGGRRHHAPVALDPFERAGIVELKEGQRGLAFRLATLEGGSAALEDYAGKLVVLNFWATWCTPCEVEMPTLESLWQKLKGRGLVVVGVNLDRGAPRSLIEPYVRGKKLTFPILLDPDMATAQAWRVTGLPATFLVKPSGEVAGMAQGLREWDSKEMLALLETLLPAASRPGH
- a CDS encoding MFS transporter yields the protein MDKPRARATLATACATHFLHDGFSEIIYVLLPVWARDFRLTFAQVGLLRTAYSGGMAAFQVPAGILAERWGERGLLAAGTAVTATGFLVLGLAGGFASLFTFLLLAALGSGVQHPLSSSLVSKAYETGPRRIALGTFNFSGDLGKVTVPALVALAMVGIGWRRAAAGYAAIGLLAAPAIFLLLNRLGAGAGRGVQDVDGASGSGWGIRDRRGFQALSTIGIIDNSTRTAFLTFLPFLLIAKGSSVEAVGFALALVFAGGATGKFVCGAIAERVGVIRTVVLTELVTGGGILLLLALPLTPALVLLPLLGVGLNGTSSVLYGTVADLVTPERRARAYGLFYTLGVGSGALAPFLYGLVSDWAGVPVTLGIIGLGVLTTIPLSQLLRVPVAQEVPSHPL